One window of Aliarcobacter lanthieri genomic DNA carries:
- a CDS encoding TOBE domain-containing protein, which yields MSFIARVKSIQNKDSLNIVEFDFQNITFKMMSLDLSSNLKIGTKVELIVKPTNIAISKNYIENISLSNQALAKITDIKNGELLSSIKLNLADTTFESIITKESSIRLNLKKDDEVNILIKASDISINKVLND from the coding sequence ATGAGTTTTATTGCAAGAGTAAAAAGTATTCAAAATAAAGATAGTTTGAATATCGTAGAATTTGATTTTCAAAATATCACTTTTAAAATGATGAGTTTAGATTTAAGTAGTAATTTAAAAATAGGAACAAAAGTTGAACTTATTGTAAAACCTACAAATATTGCAATATCTAAAAACTATATAGAGAATATTAGTTTATCAAATCAAGCTCTTGCAAAAATCACTGATATAAAAAATGGTGAACTTCTAAGTAGTATCAAACTGAATTTAGCTGATACTACTTTTGAAAGTATTATTACAAAAGAGTCTTCAATAAGACTAAACTTAAAAAAAGATGATGAAGTAAATATCTTAATAAAAGCCAGTGATATATCTATAAATAAGGTTTTAAATGATTGA
- a CDS encoding ABC transporter ATP-binding protein yields the protein MIKLDIKKELHGSSGKMLLEVNLKINSGEFIALSGVSGSGKTTILRTLAGLEEANGEIVVDDEIWLNDKISKPIQKRDIGFVFQDYALFPNLSVMGNLIYVTKDRELAKHLLNLTDMYELKNRYPNSLSGGQKQRVSLCRALMKRPKLLLLDEPLSALDPNMRVKLQNDILTLHKEFNTTSIMVSHDPSEMYKLASRVLVMSNGQIIEDGKPKDILLKTKGSQKFSFEGELLDITKVDVINVAIIAIGQQIVEVVISEEEAQNLKIGQIVNVSTKAFTPNLQGV from the coding sequence ATGATAAAACTAGATATAAAAAAAGAACTTCATGGAAGTTCTGGAAAAATGCTTTTAGAAGTAAATTTAAAAATAAATAGTGGAGAATTTATTGCTTTAAGTGGGGTGAGTGGTTCTGGAAAAACAACAATCTTAAGAACTTTAGCTGGACTTGAAGAAGCAAATGGAGAAATAGTTGTAGATGATGAAATTTGGTTAAATGACAAAATTTCAAAACCTATTCAAAAAAGAGATATAGGATTTGTTTTTCAAGATTATGCACTCTTTCCAAATCTTTCTGTTATGGGGAATTTAATTTACGTTACAAAAGATAGAGAATTGGCGAAACATCTTTTAAATCTTACAGATATGTATGAACTAAAAAATAGATATCCAAATAGTCTAAGTGGTGGGCAAAAACAACGTGTTAGTTTATGTCGAGCTTTGATGAAAAGACCAAAATTGCTACTTTTAGATGAACCTCTTTCAGCACTTGATCCAAATATGAGAGTAAAACTCCAAAATGATATTTTAACTTTACATAAAGAGTTCAATACAACCTCTATAATGGTAAGCCATGATCCAAGTGAGATGTATAAACTAGCTTCAAGAGTTTTAGTTATGAGTAATGGACAAATAATTGAAGATGGAAAACCAAAAGATATTTTATTGAAAACAAAAGGTAGCCAAAAATTTAGTTTTGAAGGTGAACTTTTAGATATAACAAAAGTAGATGTTATAAATGTGGCAATAATAGCTATAGGACAACAAATCGTAGAAGTTGTAATAAGTGAAGAAGAAGCACAAAATTTAAAAATTGGTCAAATAGTAAATGTAAGCACAAAAGCATTTACTCCAAATTTACAAGGAGTATAA
- the modB gene encoding molybdate ABC transporter permease subunit — MIDYLLNVDYAPFMLSFKLAFITTLILFVLCMPLAWYLSQTKSKFKPFLESLCTMPLVVPPTVLGFYLLWGLSHNSPIGQFFENYFGIKLVFNFYGIIIASCIYSLPFMVQPLQSGFESLNKNMLEASYISGKSKFTTVLRVALPNIKPSLLTALIITFAHTVGEFGVVLMIGGSIPNETRVAAIAIYEFVEVLDYKDAHIYSLIMIVMSFITLLAVYIFNGNQKKDRFF, encoded by the coding sequence ATGATTGATTATTTACTAAATGTTGATTATGCACCATTTATGCTATCTTTTAAGTTAGCATTTATTACAACTTTGATTTTGTTTGTGTTATGTATGCCACTTGCTTGGTATTTATCACAAACAAAGTCAAAATTCAAACCATTTCTAGAATCTCTTTGTACAATGCCTTTAGTTGTACCACCAACAGTTTTAGGTTTTTATTTACTTTGGGGATTATCTCATAATTCTCCAATAGGGCAATTTTTTGAAAACTATTTTGGAATAAAACTTGTATTTAATTTTTATGGAATAATTATTGCAAGTTGTATTTATAGTCTTCCTTTTATGGTTCAACCTCTTCAAAGTGGATTTGAAAGCTTAAATAAAAATATGCTTGAAGCTAGTTATATAAGTGGGAAAAGTAAATTTACAACTGTTTTAAGAGTTGCATTACCAAATATAAAACCATCACTTTTAACAGCACTCATCATAACTTTTGCACATACAGTTGGTGAATTTGGAGTTGTTTTAATGATAGGTGGAAGTATTCCAAATGAAACAAGAGTTGCAGCAATAGCTATTTATGAATTTGTAGAAGTATTAGACTATAAAGATGCTCATATTTATAGTTTAATTATGATTGTAATGAGTTTTATAACTCTACTTGCAGTTTATATATTCAATGGTAATCAAAAAAAAGATAGGTTTTTTTAG
- a CDS encoding TonB-dependent receptor plug domain-containing protein: MTKKLSFVLATTLFSCTLLASETTYLGEVNIIAGDNSDSKFKSNQISSEDMQLQEKNTVVDALNTISGINIYGYGARGEQTISIRGFSARHAPIFIDGIAINVPSEGYVDLSNYTTFNLEKIQVSKGLTSTLLGVNTFAGAINLVTKKPTKEFEGTISAGAFSGDGKKGYINLGTNQGKYYIQASGSYMDKDNYPMSSDFKSTKYQDNDKRSNSYKEDKSINLKVGYTPNDTDEYAFNYINQKTNKGMPLNVYTDGKKGNPFRQWDYSDKESFYFLSNTNFDLGYLKSRVFYDKYEDNMLFFTDEKFNKQKFDPTPYDATTRGVSLELGQYDTQRNSLKLAFHAKQDKQKDNDSGKTYVKKIDYLSIGLEDTFRITDDFRVIAGISYDKDKVKEANNKKPDANYSREFEHTNSDSFNPMIKVEYDIDETFGLYAGVAKKTRFASLKERYSYKFGSYIPNPELKPEKTINYEIGANKIFENQGIKSVLFYSDVKDFIQDELIDEVNDISQNKNIGKVKHMGYELEYFYSFDETLDFDANYTRLLAEDKDKKQDITDAPKHKIALGVTYRPIKGLTTNVNMQYSSSRHTDSNDRNKDISGAAIWNAKIAYELVKGLTLDVGASNIFDKNYEYTYGYPEAGRVIYSNLTYKF; encoded by the coding sequence ATGACAAAAAAATTGAGTTTTGTTTTAGCAACAACACTTTTTTCGTGTACACTATTAGCTAGTGAGACAACGTATTTAGGTGAGGTAAATATAATCGCAGGAGATAATTCTGATAGTAAATTTAAGAGTAATCAAATTTCTAGTGAAGATATGCAACTTCAAGAAAAGAATACAGTAGTTGATGCATTAAATACTATTAGCGGTATAAATATATATGGGTATGGAGCAAGAGGTGAACAAACAATATCTATTAGAGGTTTTAGTGCAAGACATGCACCTATATTTATAGATGGTATTGCAATAAATGTTCCAAGTGAAGGTTATGTAGATTTATCAAATTATACAACATTTAATTTAGAAAAGATTCAAGTAAGTAAGGGTTTAACTTCTACACTTTTAGGAGTAAATACGTTTGCTGGTGCAATTAACTTAGTTACAAAAAAACCAACAAAAGAGTTTGAAGGTACAATATCAGCTGGAGCATTCAGTGGAGATGGTAAAAAAGGATACATAAATTTAGGAACAAATCAAGGTAAATACTATATCCAAGCAAGTGGTTCATATATGGATAAAGATAACTATCCAATGTCAAGTGATTTTAAATCAACAAAATATCAAGACAATGATAAAAGATCAAATTCATATAAAGAGGATAAAAGTATAAATCTTAAAGTGGGATATACTCCAAATGATACAGATGAGTATGCATTTAACTATATAAATCAGAAAACAAATAAAGGAATGCCTCTTAATGTTTATACTGATGGTAAAAAAGGTAATCCTTTTAGACAATGGGACTATTCAGATAAAGAGAGTTTTTATTTTCTTTCAAATACAAATTTTGATTTAGGATATTTAAAAAGTAGAGTATTTTATGATAAATATGAAGACAATATGCTTTTCTTTACTGATGAGAAATTCAATAAACAAAAATTTGATCCAACACCTTATGATGCAACAACAAGAGGAGTGTCTTTAGAATTAGGTCAATATGATACACAAAGAAATAGTTTGAAATTAGCTTTCCATGCAAAACAAGATAAACAAAAAGACAATGATAGTGGAAAAACTTATGTTAAGAAAATAGATTATTTATCAATCGGATTAGAAGATACTTTCAGAATTACTGATGATTTTAGAGTAATTGCTGGAATTAGTTATGATAAAGATAAAGTGAAAGAAGCAAACAATAAAAAGCCTGATGCGAACTATAGTAGAGAGTTTGAACATACTAATTCTGATTCGTTCAATCCTATGATTAAAGTTGAGTATGATATAGATGAAACTTTTGGACTTTATGCAGGAGTTGCTAAAAAAACAAGATTTGCTAGTCTAAAAGAAAGATACTCTTATAAATTTGGTAGTTATATCCCAAATCCAGAATTAAAACCTGAAAAAACTATCAATTATGAAATAGGAGCAAATAAGATTTTTGAAAATCAAGGTATAAAATCTGTATTATTCTACTCTGATGTAAAAGATTTTATACAAGATGAGCTTATAGATGAAGTAAATGATATTTCTCAAAATAAAAATATTGGTAAAGTTAAACATATGGGTTATGAATTAGAATATTTCTATTCATTTGATGAAACTTTAGATTTTGATGCAAATTATACAAGACTTTTAGCAGAAGATAAAGATAAAAAACAAGATATAACTGATGCACCAAAACATAAAATTGCTTTAGGTGTAACATATAGACCAATAAAAGGTTTAACAACAAATGTAAATATGCAATACTCTTCAAGTAGACATACAGATTCAAATGATAGGAATAAAGATATAAGTGGTGCAGCTATTTGGAATGCAAAAATTGCTTATGAACTTGTAAAAGGATTGACTCTTGATGTAGGAGCTTCAAATATATTTGATAAAAACTACGAATATACATATGGTTATCCAGAAGCTGGAAGAGTTATATACTCAAATTTAACATATAAATTCTAA